In Vicia villosa cultivar HV-30 ecotype Madison, WI unplaced genomic scaffold, Vvil1.0 ctg.000009F_1_1_3, whole genome shotgun sequence, the following are encoded in one genomic region:
- the LOC131621560 gene encoding zinc finger CCCH domain-containing protein 14-like, with translation MDGRKRGRPEHGFNTNGGFKKSRQEMQSLSTGVGSKSKPCTKFFSTSGCPFGETCHFLHYVPGGFNAVAHMMNLTPAAPPAPRNVAAPPHAHAHNGSAPSAVKSRICNRFNTAEGCKFGDKCHFAHGEWELGKPVALSFDDHRHAGPPNVGRMGGHRMEPPPGPTTSFGATATAKISVEASMAGAIIGKGGVNSKQICRQTGAKLSIREHESDQNLKNIELEGTFEQIKDASNMVKDLLMTLKMSAPPKTTQGPPGAPGHHHGNHGSNFKTKLCENFTKGSCTFGERCHFAHGATEMRK, from the exons ATGGATGGCCGCAAAAGAGGAAGACCTGAACATGGATTTAACACCAATGGTGGATTCAAGAAATCCAGACAAG AAATGCAGTCCTTATCAACTGGTGTAGGAAGCAAATCGAAGCCATGTACCAAGTTTTTCAG CACTTCTGGTTGCCCATTTGGTGAGACATGCCATTTCTTGCACTATGTTCCTGGTGGTTTTAATGCTGTTGCCCATATGATGAATCTAACACCCGCAGCACCTCCTGCACCAAGAAATGTTGCAGCCCCACCACATGCTCATGCACACAATGGATCTGCACCATCTGCTGTTAAAAGTCGCATATGCAACAGATTTAACACTGCTGAAGGTTGCAAATTCGGCGACAAATGTCATTTCGCTCATGGTGAATGGGAACTTGGAAAGCCTGTAGCTCTATCATTTGATGATCACCGTCACGCGGGACCCCCCAATGTAGGTCGTATGGGTGGTCACCGGATGGAGCCTCCTCCTGGTCCAACTACTAGCTTTGGTGCCACTGCCACTGCCAAGATCAGTGTGGAAGCTTCCATGGCTGGAGCAATCATTGGTAAGGGTGGTGTGAACTCAAAACAGATCTGTCGCCAAACTGGAGCTAAGCTTTCGATTCGAGAGCATGAATCTGATCAAAATCTTAAGAACATTGAACTTGAGGGAACTTTTGAACAAATTAAGGATGCAAGTAACATGGTGAAGGATTTACTGATGACCCTGAAAATGTCTGCACCACCTAAAACAACCCAAGGTCCTCCTGGTGCCCCTGGCCATCATCATGGAAATCATGGAAGCAACTTTAAGACAAAATTGTGTGAGAATTTTACAAAAGGATCTTGTACTTTTGGAGAAAGGTGTCATTTTGCACATGGAGCGACTGAAATGCGGAAATAA